A window from Lentimicrobiaceae bacterium encodes these proteins:
- a CDS encoding DUF2079 domain-containing protein yields MAILKNLSKQYKIAIGVVIFFFIVFNVQTYFNHYLYRTDALDYGFHLQALRNFCNCRSGPLTIFSLQLESFFQIHPSFTLAIISPIACLLKPIFGSYTLLLIMNIFITLGGYFTYKVILLRSKDEWLSLIAVVHYFVIGGHYSAISFGYVDPVVSAAVVPIFLYYFYKEKYWVSLIFMFFVITSRENMPLWFIFIGIFLLIDTYKNKKSRYWSIGVSTISLLYLVLVFTVLIPAFNVESSEYSYNRFTYTALGENVREAFVYAVTHPIDVVKLMFVNHLNEPMYDGIKAEFWLAFLVSGGILLFRRPHYFIPFIPVILQKLLSDNMTYWGLMIFSSVEIVSILTFASFSILASLKNRKLAKIIGIILCASTLTFTIIKMNTRTSKWYNSAKEKIYDPKFYKSDYNIAEIKEVLSLIPDDANVCASSTLVPHLSFRDRIYYFPYFQKDVEYLTFLINGPPYPFYKEEYARRINDYENSEDWEVVRKTKDIILLKKKQLNQPD; encoded by the coding sequence ATGGCAATATTAAAAAACTTGAGCAAGCAGTACAAGATAGCGATAGGCGTAGTTATTTTTTTCTTTATTGTATTTAATGTTCAAACATATTTCAATCATTATTTGTACAGGACAGATGCTTTGGACTATGGGTTTCACCTGCAAGCATTAAGAAATTTTTGTAATTGCCGTTCGGGTCCTTTAACAATTTTTTCTCTTCAGTTAGAATCCTTTTTCCAAATCCATCCGAGTTTCACATTAGCCATTATTTCGCCAATAGCGTGTTTGTTAAAGCCCATATTCGGCTCCTACACACTTTTGTTGATAATGAATATTTTTATCACCTTAGGTGGCTATTTTACATATAAAGTTATTTTACTAAGAAGCAAAGACGAATGGTTGAGCTTAATTGCTGTTGTTCATTATTTTGTAATTGGCGGACATTATAGCGCAATTTCTTTTGGATACGTTGACCCTGTAGTTTCAGCTGCCGTGGTGCCAATTTTTCTCTACTATTTTTATAAGGAGAAATATTGGGTTTCGTTGATTTTTATGTTCTTTGTCATCACTTCCAGAGAAAATATGCCATTGTGGTTTATTTTTATAGGTATATTTTTGCTTATTGATACATACAAAAACAAAAAATCTCGCTATTGGTCTATTGGAGTTAGTACAATTTCGTTGTTGTATTTAGTACTTGTTTTTACGGTTCTAATTCCTGCGTTCAATGTCGAGAGTTCCGAATATTCGTACAATCGTTTTACATATACCGCATTGGGCGAAAATGTGCGTGAAGCATTTGTATATGCCGTAACTCACCCAATTGATGTTGTTAAACTGATGTTTGTAAATCATTTGAACGAACCCATGTACGACGGTATTAAAGCGGAGTTTTGGCTTGCATTCCTTGTTTCGGGAGGTATTTTGTTGTTCAGACGTCCGCACTATTTTATACCTTTTATTCCCGTTATCTTGCAAAAATTGTTGTCCGACAATATGACCTATTGGGGATTAATGATATTTTCTTCAGTTGAAATTGTATCAATACTGACATTTGCATCTTTTTCAATTTTGGCTAGCTTAAAAAACAGAAAATTAGCCAAAATAATAGGTATTATTTTGTGTGCTTCAACTCTCACATTTACAATTATAAAGATGAATACACGTACTTCTAAATGGTATAATTCGGCAAAAGAAAAAATATACGATCCTAAATTCTACAAATCGGATTATAACATTGCCGAGATAAAAGAAGTTCTGTCGCTTATACCTGACGATGCAAATGTTTGTGCTTCTTCTACTTTAGTGCCTCATCTTTCTTTCAGAGATAGAATATACTATTTCCCATATTTCCAAAAAGATGTTGAATACCTAACATTTTTAATCAACGGTCCTCCTTATCCTTTCTATAAAGAAGAATATGCTAGAAGGATAAACGATTATGAAAATTCCGAAGATTGGGAAGTTGTTAGAAAAACTAAAGATATTATATTGCTGAAAAAGAAACAGCTTAATCAACCTGATTAG
- a CDS encoding glycosyltransferase family 2 protein yields the protein MSNRNFISIVISAYNEEANIAELYKQLKQSLDTIDSLKYEIIFVNDGSKDNTKAEVLKLYEKDKDVKLVDFVRNFGHEIAMTAGMDYAVGDAVLFMDADLQHPPQLIPEMVKHWRDGVDIVLTKRVDNQQESYFQKLRGKIFYKILNKLSDFEIPAQTPDFRLIDRKYVEVVKSMKENNRMFRGLISWIGVSNQVVIDFEAPSRFAGESKYSVKKLMKLAVDSILSFSIKPLRFAMYFGIISIIISGLVGVYMIIDYLITPNYQTTGFATTALLVIFLGSVQLISLGVIGEYVGRIHIETKNRPLYIAQYFPNQVD from the coding sequence ATGAGCAATAGAAATTTTATTAGCATTGTTATTTCGGCATATAACGAAGAAGCTAATATTGCCGAATTGTACAAACAACTTAAACAAAGTTTGGATACAATAGATTCGCTAAAATATGAAATTATTTTTGTTAATGACGGCAGTAAAGACAATACAAAAGCTGAAGTATTAAAGTTGTACGAAAAAGATAAAGATGTAAAGTTAGTTGATTTTGTCAGAAATTTCGGTCACGAAATAGCTATGACTGCCGGTATGGACTATGCCGTAGGCGATGCCGTACTTTTTATGGATGCCGATTTACAACATCCACCGCAGCTTATACCCGAAATGGTTAAACACTGGCGCGATGGAGTTGATATTGTTCTAACCAAACGTGTTGACAATCAACAAGAGAGTTATTTTCAGAAATTAAGAGGTAAAATATTTTATAAAATACTTAACAAGCTATCTGATTTTGAAATTCCTGCTCAAACCCCCGATTTTCGGCTAATAGACAGGAAATACGTCGAAGTTGTTAAGAGCATGAAAGAGAACAATAGAATGTTCAGAGGTTTAATAAGTTGGATAGGAGTAAGCAATCAGGTTGTTATCGATTTTGAAGCTCCTAGTAGATTTGCCGGAGAAAGCAAATACAGTGTTAAAAAACTTATGAAATTAGCTGTTGATAGTATATTGTCGTTTTCAATTAAACCTTTAAGATTTGCAATGTATTTTGGCATTATCAGTATAATAATAAGCGGTTTGGTAGGAGTTTACATGATAATCGATTATCTGATAACTCCCAATTATCAAACCACGGGCTTTGCTACAACTGCTTTGCTTGTCATTTTTCTTGGTTCGGTGCAGCTTATTTCTTTGGGTGTAATAGGAGAGTACGTAGGTCGTATTCATATTGAAACAAAAAACAGACCTTTATACATTGCTCAATATTTCCCTAATCAGGTTGATTAA
- a CDS encoding acyl-CoA dehydrogenase family protein: MEDKKVLKSGEFLVKKTDAKDVFIPEEFNEEQLMIAQTCQDFLETEVYPHLDELDSPNYELMHQILKKSGELGLMGIALPEEYGGYGQDFVTQMLTAETIGAGYSFSVAFMAHCGIGTLPIAYYGNDFQREKYVTKLATGEYIGAYCLTEPGAGSDANSGKTNAVLSEDGTHYILNGQKMWITNAGFADIETVFAKIGNDRILSAFIVEKDWDGVVVAPDEKKMGIKGSSTAQIFFNDVKVPVENLIGKQGEGFRIALNILHMGRIKLGANVLGAAKTSINDSVQYANERKQFGVLISTFGAIQYKLAQQVIKTFAHESATYRLSKDIDIMTNINKEAGMEPGRAAIEAIAHYAVEAALLKVYGSECLDYVVDEGVQIHGGMGYSAEMNIERAYRDSRINRIFEGTNEINRFLIADTAIKKAQKGEFELFEKAQQVFDNINSIKGGTDKTDYFGQISDYVENFKDLTLLAIHTSSQFYKRQIGKEQEVVHGISDMMTEIYVLESLALRLEKLSTMRDNIDIYKDILDVYLFDASFAIYKLAVDIFNTLATDAELKSLISVAEKLTAVKPVNTKEARRRIAAKLIEDNKYNF; this comes from the coding sequence ATGGAAGACAAAAAAGTTTTAAAGAGCGGTGAGTTTTTAGTGAAAAAAACGGACGCAAAAGATGTATTTATTCCCGAAGAATTTAACGAAGAGCAACTTATGATTGCTCAAACTTGTCAGGATTTTTTGGAAACCGAAGTTTATCCGCATTTAGATGAGTTGGATTCTCCTAACTATGAATTGATGCACCAAATACTTAAAAAATCAGGCGAGTTGGGCTTAATGGGTATTGCTTTACCCGAAGAATATGGCGGATATGGACAAGATTTTGTTACTCAAATGCTTACAGCCGAAACAATAGGTGCAGGTTATTCGTTTTCAGTAGCTTTTATGGCTCACTGCGGTATAGGAACTTTGCCTATTGCATACTACGGCAATGATTTTCAGAGAGAAAAATACGTAACAAAATTAGCCACAGGCGAATATATTGGTGCGTACTGTTTGACCGAACCCGGTGCAGGTAGCGATGCCAACTCAGGAAAAACCAATGCAGTTTTGTCGGAAGATGGAACACATTACATCTTGAACGGACAAAAAATGTGGATTACCAACGCCGGTTTCGCAGATATTGAAACGGTATTTGCTAAAATAGGTAACGACAGAATTTTGAGTGCATTTATCGTAGAAAAAGATTGGGACGGCGTTGTTGTTGCTCCCGATGAGAAAAAAATGGGTATTAAGGGCTCATCTACAGCTCAAATATTCTTCAACGATGTAAAAGTTCCGGTTGAAAACCTTATAGGAAAACAAGGCGAGGGCTTCAGAATTGCACTTAACATCCTTCACATGGGAAGAATTAAATTAGGTGCTAACGTTTTAGGCGCTGCCAAAACTTCTATCAACGATTCTGTTCAGTATGCCAACGAACGTAAGCAGTTTGGTGTTCTGATTTCAACATTCGGAGCTATTCAATACAAACTTGCTCAACAAGTTATAAAAACCTTTGCTCACGAGTCGGCTACGTACCGCTTAAGCAAAGATATAGATATTATGACCAATATAAACAAAGAAGCAGGAATGGAGCCGGGTAGGGCAGCTATTGAAGCTATTGCACACTACGCCGTTGAAGCCGCACTTCTTAAAGTTTACGGTTCGGAATGTTTGGATTACGTTGTTGACGAAGGCGTACAAATTCACGGTGGTATGGGTTACTCTGCCGAAATGAATATTGAAAGAGCTTACAGAGACTCGAGAATTAACAGAATTTTTGAAGGAACCAACGAAATTAACAGATTTTTGATTGCCGATACTGCAATTAAAAAAGCTCAAAAAGGTGAATTTGAACTGTTCGAAAAAGCTCAGCAAGTTTTTGATAATATTAATTCAATTAAAGGTGGTACCGACAAAACCGACTACTTCGGACAAATCAGCGATTACGTCGAAAACTTCAAAGACCTTACACTTTTGGCTATTCATACATCTTCGCAATTCTATAAGAGACAAATTGGCAAAGAACAAGAAGTTGTTCACGGAATTTCCGACATGATGACCGAAATTTATGTTTTGGAATCCTTAGCTCTCAGATTAGAAAAGCTTAGCACTATGAGAGATAATATCGATATTTACAAAGACATTTTAGACGTGTATTTGTTTGATGCATCATTTGCTATATACAAATTAGCTGTTGATATTTTCAATACTCTTGCTACCGATGCCGAACTTAAATCGTTGATAAGCGTAGCAGAAAAACTTACAGCAGTTAAGCCGGTTAACACAAAAGAGGCAAGACGCCGTATTGCTGCTAAACTTATTGAAGATAATAAATACAACTTTTAG
- a CDS encoding (Fe-S)-binding protein, with amino-acid sequence METPKQKVPIMSEEFAQGNKPEYLFWVGCAGAYDDRYKKVTAAFAKILNHLNISYAVLGTEETCTGDPARRAGNEMLFQMQALTVIETLKMYEVEKIITICPHCYNTFKNEYPDLGGKYEVFNYLEIISENINNGKLSINNKDNVKITYHDPCYLGRANKIYDEPRQILNAITNSFVEMKRHKSSALCCGAGGAQMFKEAESGNKEIFIERTEEAIGTGAEVIATACPFCMTMMTDGLKYTNKEDEIKNFDIAELIANNLKL; translated from the coding sequence ATGGAAACTCCAAAACAGAAAGTTCCAATAATGTCGGAAGAATTTGCACAAGGCAACAAGCCCGAATACTTGTTTTGGGTGGGCTGCGCAGGAGCTTACGACGATAGATATAAAAAAGTAACAGCAGCTTTCGCTAAAATTTTAAATCATTTAAACATTAGCTACGCTGTACTAGGCACTGAAGAAACTTGCACCGGCGATCCGGCTAGAAGAGCAGGAAACGAAATGCTTTTCCAAATGCAAGCTCTTACTGTTATCGAGACTCTTAAAATGTACGAAGTGGAGAAAATTATCACAATTTGTCCGCATTGCTACAACACTTTTAAGAACGAATATCCCGACCTTGGCGGTAAATACGAAGTATTCAACTACTTGGAAATCATTTCGGAAAATATAAACAACGGCAAACTTTCAATCAATAACAAAGACAACGTAAAAATTACTTATCACGACCCTTGCTATTTGGGCAGAGCCAATAAAATATACGACGAGCCGCGACAAATACTAAACGCAATTACAAATTCTTTTGTCGAAATGAAACGACATAAAAGTTCTGCATTATGTTGCGGAGCAGGCGGCGCTCAAATGTTTAAAGAAGCCGAAAGCGGTAACAAAGAAATTTTTATCGAGCGAACCGAGGAAGCTATCGGTACAGGTGCCGAAGTTATTGCAACTGCTTGTCCTTTCTGCATGACAATGATGACCGACGGCTTGAAATATACCAACAAAGAAGATGAAATCAAGAACTTTGATATTGCCGAATTAATTGCAAATAATTTGAAATTATAA